A stretch of Henckelia pumila isolate YLH828 chromosome 4, ASM3356847v2, whole genome shotgun sequence DNA encodes these proteins:
- the LOC140860514 gene encoding uncharacterized protein, whose amino-acid sequence MAKRKAIDIVEGNIKEQFRKTRNYCAELKRVDEAAMVNLKLNEDSDGLRFLHKQKGLIPAFESLFPDAKNRFCVRHLHNNMKNDGFRGIALKNALWAAAKATTVADFCQKMEELKVIDEKAYKCYILDARGKAVIPMFESIQNFLMVRFQVNREWLRSGMKKQWPECKLTPPLPPVYHGKVGRPTKLKRRKRDKPSASSQTKLRGVIRNNKCKNCGEYGHNKSTCSSVVKEDQHEQATQQIRKSTSKVGVHIEGGSIRNSRINVEDHGNWLGGDRVFVINGNGGS is encoded by the exons ATGGCAAAGAGAAAAGCTATTGACATCGTGGAAGGCAATATTAAAGAGCAATTTAGAAAAACTAGAAACTATTGTGCTGAATTGAAAAGGGTTGATGAAGCTGCAATGGTGAATCTAAAATTGAATGAGGATTCTGATGGTCTGAGGTTCCTGC ataaacaaaagggTCTAATTCCAGCATTTGAGAGTTTGTTTCCTGATGCAAAGAATCGTTTCTGTGTAAGACATTtacataacaatatgaaaaatgATGGTTTCAGAGGCATTGCACTGAAAAATGCACTTTGGGCAGCTGCCAAAGCAACGACAGTTGCTGATTTTTGTCAGAAAATGGAAGAGCTGAAGGTGATAGACGAGAAGGCATATAAGTG CTACATTTTAGATGCAAGGGGGAAGGCTGTAATTCCAATGTTTGAATCTATacaaaattttctcatggttcGATTCCAGGTGAATAGAGAATGGCTGAGAAGTGGGATGAAAA AACAATGGCCAGAATGCAAATTGACACCTCCATTACCACCTGTGTATCATGGAAAAGTGGGTAGGCCCACGAAATTGAAGAGGAGAAAAAGAGATAAACCATCTGCTTCTTCGCAGACAAAGTTGAGAGGTGTTATAAGAAACAACAAATGCAAAAATTGTGGGGAATATGGCCATAATAAGAGTACATGCAGTAGCGTGGTTAAGGAGGATCAACACGAGCAAGCAACACAACAAA TTAGAAAATCAACATCAAAGGTTGGTGTGCATATTGAAGGAGGTTCAATAAGAAATTCAAGGATAAAT